A portion of the Meriones unguiculatus strain TT.TT164.6M chromosome 14, Bangor_MerUng_6.1, whole genome shotgun sequence genome contains these proteins:
- the Znf428 gene encoding zinc finger protein 428 isoform X1, whose translation MTETREPAETGGYASLEEDEENLSPGPEHSSDSEYTLSEPDSEEEEETTDDPEYDPGYKVKQRLGGGRGGPSRRAPRAAQPAAAQPCQLCGRPPLGEAPPGTPACRLCCPAAAAHEAPGPEGRAAGEEEEEATRPGESRAAGQGGEEEEEEEDEGGSYHCTECEHCFDSLSELHGHFMLHARGEV comes from the exons ATGACAGAGACCCGTGAGCCTGCGGAGACTGGAGGCTATGCCAGCttggaggaagatgaggaaaacCTTTCCCCAG GCCCGGAGCATTCTTCTGACTCTGAGTACACTCTTTCAGAGCCGGactctgaggaggaggaggagaccacCGACGACCCCGAGTACGACCCCGGCTATAAGGTGAAGCAGCGCCTCGGCGGGGGCAGGGGAGGCCCGTCCCGCCGGGCGCCCCGAGCGGCGCAGCCCGCGGCCGCCCAGCCCTGCCAGCTCTGCGGCCGCCCGCCGCTGGGGGAGGCCCCGCCGGGGACCCCGGCCTGCCGACTCTGCTGCCCCGCCGCGGCCGCGCACGAGGCCCCGGGCCCCGAAGGCAGGGCCGccggggaggaagaggaggaggcgaCTCGCCCGGGGGAGAGCCGGGCCGCGGGGCAgggcggggaggaggaggaggaggaggaggacgaggggGGCAGCTACCACTGCACGGAGTGCGAGCACTGCTTCGACAGCCTCAGCGAGCTGCACGGCCACTTCATGCTGCACGCGCGGGGCGAGGTGTAG
- the Znf428 gene encoding zinc finger protein 428 isoform X2, with the protein MTETREPAETGGYASLEEDEENLSPEPDSEEEEETTDDPEYDPGYKVKQRLGGGRGGPSRRAPRAAQPAAAQPCQLCGRPPLGEAPPGTPACRLCCPAAAAHEAPGPEGRAAGEEEEEATRPGESRAAGQGGEEEEEEEDEGGSYHCTECEHCFDSLSELHGHFMLHARGEV; encoded by the exons ATGACAGAGACCCGTGAGCCTGCGGAGACTGGAGGCTATGCCAGCttggaggaagatgaggaaaacCTTTCCCCAG AGCCGGactctgaggaggaggaggagaccacCGACGACCCCGAGTACGACCCCGGCTATAAGGTGAAGCAGCGCCTCGGCGGGGGCAGGGGAGGCCCGTCCCGCCGGGCGCCCCGAGCGGCGCAGCCCGCGGCCGCCCAGCCCTGCCAGCTCTGCGGCCGCCCGCCGCTGGGGGAGGCCCCGCCGGGGACCCCGGCCTGCCGACTCTGCTGCCCCGCCGCGGCCGCGCACGAGGCCCCGGGCCCCGAAGGCAGGGCCGccggggaggaagaggaggaggcgaCTCGCCCGGGGGAGAGCCGGGCCGCGGGGCAgggcggggaggaggaggaggaggaggaggacgaggggGGCAGCTACCACTGCACGGAGTGCGAGCACTGCTTCGACAGCCTCAGCGAGCTGCACGGCCACTTCATGCTGCACGCGCGGGGCGAGGTGTAG
- the Cadm4 gene encoding cell adhesion molecule 4 has translation MGRARRFQWPLLLLWAAAAGPGTGQEVQTENVTVAEGGVAEITCRLHQYDGSIVVIQNPARQTLFFNGTRALKDERFQLEEFSPRRVRIRLSDARLEDEGGYFCQLYTEDTHHQIATLTVLVAPENPVVEVREQAVEGGEVELSCLVPRSRPAAVLRWYRDRKELKGVSSGQENGKVWSVASTVRFRVDRKDDGGIVVCEAQNQALPSGHSKQTQYVLDVQYSPTARIHASQAVVREGDTLVLTCAVTGNPRPSQIRWNRGNESLPERAEAAGETLTLPGLVSADNGTYTCEAANKHGHARALYVLVVYDPGAVVEAQTSVPYAIVGGILALLVFLIICVLVGMVWCSVRQKGSYLTHEASGLDEQGEAREAFLNGSDGHKRKEEFFI, from the exons GGACCGGGCAGGAGGTGCAGACAGAGAACGTGACGGTGGCCGAGGGGGGCGTGGCCGAGATCACCTGCCGGCTGCACCAGTATGACGGCTCCATCGTGGTGATCCAGAACCCCGCGCGGCAGACCCTTTTCTTCAACGGCACGCGAG CGCTGAAGGACGAGCGGTtccagctggaggagttctcccCGAGGCGAGTGCGCATCCGCCTCTCGGACGCCCGCCTGGAGGACGAGGGCGGCTACTTCTGCCAGCTCTACACGGAGGACACGCACCACCAGATCGCCACGCTCACCGTGCTGG TGGCTCCGGAGAACCCCGTGGTGGAGGTCCGGGAGCAGGCGGTGGAGGGCGGCGAGGTGGAGCTCAGCTGTCTGGTCCCTCGCTCGCGCCCCGCAGCGGTCCTGCGCTGGTACCGAGACCGCAAGGAGCTGAAAG GCGTGAGCAGCGGCCAGGAGAACGGCAAGGTGTGGAGCGTGGCGAGCACCGTGCGCTTCCGTGTGGACCGCAAGGACGACGGCGGCATCGTGGTCTGCGAGGCGCAGAACCAGGCGCTGCCCTCGGGGCACAGCAAGCAGACGCAGTACGTGCTGGACGTGCAGT ACTCGCCCACGGCGCGCATCCACGCCTCTCAAGCTGTGGTCAGGGAGGGAGACACTCTGGTGCTGACGTGCGCTGTCACGGGGAACCCCAG GCCCAGCCAGATCCGCTGGAACCGTGGGAATGAGTCCCTGCCGGAGAGGGCGGAGGCGGCGGGCGAGACGCTCACGCTGCCCGGCCTGGTGTCTGCAGACAACGGCACCTACACCTGCGAGGCGGCGAACAAGCACGGCCACGCGAGGGCGCTCTACGTGCTCGTGGTCTACG ACCCCGGCGCGGTGGTGGAGGCGCAGACCTCGGTTCCCTACGCCATCGTGGGCGGCATCCTGGCGCTGCTGGTGTTCCTGATCATCTGTGTGCTGGTGGGCATGGTCTGGTGCTCCGTCCGGCAGAAGG GCTCCTACCTGACCCACGAGGCCAGCGGCCTGGACGAGCAGGGAGAGGCCAGAGAAGCCTTCCTCAACGGCAGCGACGGCCACAAGCGGAAAGAAGAGTTCTTCATCTGA